One genomic region from Leptospira inadai serovar Lyme str. 10 encodes:
- the ahcY gene encoding adenosylhomocysteinase: MSTAAQEKGLDYKVKDISLADWGRQEIILAEKEMPGLMALRQEYKGKQPLKGARIAGSLHMTIQTAVLIETLIELGAQVRWSSCNIFSTQDHAAAAIAKSGVPVFAWKGETEEEYWWCVEQTLFFENGTGPNMILDDGGDLTMYVHEKYPKLLENIKGVSEETTTGVKGLEKLLKKGELKIPAINVNDSVTKSKFDNLYGCRESLADGIKRATDIMLAGKVALVCGYGDVGKGSAASLRNFGARVIVTEIDPICALQAVMEGYQVLRVEDVIETVDIVVTSTGNDDIITLENMKAMKDGSILCNIGHFDTEIQMARLNSEKGVTKLEIKPQVDKYTFPDGKTIIVLAEGRLVNLGCATGHPSFVMSCSFTNQVLAQIELWNNKYEIGVYRLPKKLDEKVAALHLEQLGVRLTTLNAKQAEYIGVPIEGPYKPEHYRY; this comes from the coding sequence ATGTCCACTGCAGCGCAAGAAAAAGGTTTAGACTATAAGGTTAAGGATATCTCGCTCGCCGATTGGGGTAGGCAAGAGATTATTCTGGCAGAAAAGGAGATGCCAGGTCTGATGGCATTACGTCAAGAATACAAGGGAAAACAACCCTTGAAAGGGGCGAGAATTGCAGGTTCTCTCCATATGACAATTCAGACGGCCGTTCTAATTGAGACTCTAATTGAATTAGGAGCTCAGGTTCGCTGGTCATCATGTAATATCTTTTCCACGCAAGATCATGCTGCTGCGGCGATTGCGAAATCAGGCGTTCCAGTGTTCGCTTGGAAGGGAGAAACTGAAGAAGAATATTGGTGGTGCGTTGAGCAGACTTTATTTTTTGAAAATGGGACCGGTCCAAATATGATATTGGATGATGGCGGCGATCTAACCATGTACGTACATGAGAAGTATCCCAAACTTCTCGAAAACATCAAAGGAGTTTCTGAAGAAACAACTACTGGTGTAAAAGGGCTCGAGAAACTTTTAAAGAAAGGTGAATTAAAAATTCCGGCAATCAATGTCAATGATTCGGTGACCAAATCGAAGTTTGATAATCTCTATGGATGTAGGGAGTCCCTTGCGGACGGTATTAAAAGAGCTACTGATATCATGCTCGCTGGTAAAGTTGCCTTGGTTTGCGGCTATGGAGATGTCGGCAAAGGATCAGCGGCTTCTCTAAGAAACTTTGGAGCACGAGTAATTGTTACTGAAATCGATCCAATTTGCGCTCTACAGGCTGTTATGGAAGGATACCAAGTTCTTCGCGTCGAAGATGTAATTGAGACGGTTGATATTGTAGTAACTTCGACAGGCAATGATGATATCATCACACTTGAGAACATGAAAGCGATGAAAGACGGCTCAATTCTCTGCAATATTGGCCACTTCGATACAGAAATTCAGATGGCGCGCTTAAATTCTGAGAAAGGCGTTACCAAACTGGAAATCAAGCCGCAGGTCGATAAATATACGTTCCCTGACGGAAAAACGATCATAGTTCTTGCCGAAGGACGTCTAGTAAATCTAGGCTGCGCGACTGGACACCCATCGTTTGTAATGTCTTGTTCATTTACGAACCAAGTATTGGCTCAAATCGAACTTTGGAATAACAAGTATGAAATAGGTGTGTATCGTCTACCCAAGAAATTGGATGAGAAGGTTGCCGCTTTGCATTTGGAGCAACTAGGCGTTCGTCTTACGACCCTGAACGCGAAACAAGCAGAATACATAGGTGTACCTATCGAAGGACCGTATAAGCCTGAGCATTATCGGTATTAA
- a CDS encoding ArsR/SmtB family transcription factor, with the protein MFDLESLNVSPLAEKGLVDFTVPPDFQYNANSQSRGILAALKAVSDETRIRLLLILSIAPFNVQEVTEVLGMGQSRISRHLKILADAGFLHFQREGSWVYYKVKDPTVENNFQIRVFNILMSHERELPYSARDIEKANEILKQRDLKTTRYFDFVAKDWENLQQEVLDPLLYRKKILQLLPDSLCRTFDLGCGPGGLIPYLLTKSREVTGIDSSESMIREATLTFLNNPKVNFIAADLEMLPGELENSSDAVVASMVLHHISNPPKAMKEVSRVLKDGGTFLIVDLKKHNQEFMRDNFADLWLGFEPELLSDWLEDSGFTIESVQEIESQKYFKVLIIKAKKKGGL; encoded by the coding sequence ATGTTTGATTTAGAAAGTTTAAACGTTTCGCCGCTAGCCGAAAAAGGTTTAGTAGATTTTACGGTTCCACCTGATTTTCAGTATAACGCGAATTCGCAATCGAGGGGAATCCTTGCCGCTTTAAAGGCGGTTTCCGATGAAACTAGAATTAGGCTATTGTTGATTCTATCGATTGCACCTTTTAATGTTCAGGAAGTGACCGAAGTCTTAGGAATGGGTCAATCTAGAATTTCTCGCCATTTGAAAATATTAGCTGATGCAGGATTTCTCCATTTTCAGCGAGAAGGTTCGTGGGTTTATTATAAAGTCAAAGATCCGACAGTAGAGAATAATTTCCAAATTCGAGTTTTCAATATTTTAATGTCGCATGAAAGAGAGCTACCTTACTCGGCAAGGGACATTGAAAAAGCAAATGAAATATTAAAGCAGCGGGATCTTAAAACCACTCGTTATTTTGATTTTGTTGCAAAAGATTGGGAAAACTTGCAGCAGGAAGTCTTAGATCCTCTGCTTTATAGAAAGAAAATTCTCCAATTATTACCCGACTCGCTGTGTAGGACCTTCGACTTAGGATGTGGTCCCGGGGGGTTAATACCGTATCTTTTAACTAAGAGTCGGGAAGTGACAGGCATCGATTCTTCCGAAAGTATGATTCGAGAAGCGACCTTAACTTTTCTGAATAATCCGAAAGTAAATTTTATTGCGGCGGATCTTGAAATGTTACCCGGAGAGTTAGAGAATTCCTCCGATGCCGTAGTCGCTTCGATGGTTTTACATCATATTTCGAATCCGCCCAAGGCTATGAAAGAAGTGTCTCGGGTTCTTAAAGATGGTGGAACCTTTTTAATCGTAGATTTAAAAAAACATAATCAAGAGTTTATGCGCGATAATTTTGCCGATCTATGGTTAGGTTTCGAACCGGAACTCTTAAGCGATTGGTTAGAAGATTCGGGTTTTACAATTGAATCCGTGCAAGAAATTGAATCTCAGAAATACTTCAAAGTATTAATTATTAAAGCTAAGAAAAAAGGAGGACTTTAA
- a CDS encoding DUF1564 family protein, producing MYSIATFRDGERQTVAMRRHNSPSTALIPARIWEKVRLKRNRSFSKYLKYLLSRYKLLLHHNERLCKNRLRITFQDRGLNLIRYSYRPFEEDYQELKTLSLAHGVSINLLIVYLIEMDQNLIWQKVLSLFWKGKMPPRPKASIFCREIDFFNKQISIANTLEPTIFYLARGAISWSIL from the coding sequence ATGTATTCGATAGCCACATTTCGAGACGGGGAAAGGCAAACCGTTGCGATGCGCCGTCATAATAGCCCATCTACAGCTTTAATTCCTGCGAGAATATGGGAAAAAGTTCGGTTGAAACGGAACAGAAGCTTTTCTAAATACCTTAAATACTTGCTATCTAGGTACAAATTGTTGCTGCACCATAACGAACGTCTTTGTAAAAATCGACTTCGGATTACGTTTCAGGATAGAGGATTAAATTTGATTCGCTACAGTTACCGGCCATTTGAAGAAGATTATCAAGAATTAAAAACCTTATCTCTTGCTCACGGAGTTTCAATTAATCTCCTTATAGTATACTTAATTGAAATGGACCAAAATCTCATTTGGCAGAAAGTTTTATCTTTGTTTTGGAAAGGTAAAATGCCGCCACGACCAAAAGCTTCCATTTTTTGTAGGGAGATAGACTTTTTTAATAAGCAAATATCGATAGCTAATACTCTCGAACCGACCATATTCTATTTGGCGAGAGGGGCAATTTCATGGTCGATTCTATAA
- a CDS encoding FecR family protein produces the protein MKVRAVGQQLIRSFCIGLVIAISSIEPAEEIGVVLFVAGDAFYIQNGKRSEIKKNMVLKRQDQIETLKGKVDLQVGSNSVIRISPYTKIQISELSSSAKENKSTIDLVSGKVFAKVDKSSKKENFVITSASYTAGVRGTQFVIGEESEQIRASNPDHEDSNIPNGIFVKEGEVDVSTDSNSTMSVHSDEEIVVSPTGLLKQPLQAFMKDKMKIIDGFRRMKDENYKMLRDQILKNQELLRNANTKANQE, from the coding sequence ATGAAAGTTCGCGCAGTTGGTCAGCAATTAATTAGGAGTTTCTGTATAGGATTAGTGATAGCAATTTCGTCTATCGAACCGGCCGAAGAAATTGGCGTGGTCCTTTTCGTTGCCGGAGACGCTTTTTATATTCAGAATGGCAAAAGAAGCGAAATAAAAAAGAATATGGTTTTGAAAAGGCAGGATCAAATCGAAACGCTCAAAGGTAAGGTAGATCTCCAGGTTGGATCAAATTCAGTCATCAGGATATCACCATATACTAAAATTCAAATTTCAGAACTTTCTTCGTCGGCGAAGGAAAATAAATCAACGATTGACCTTGTTTCCGGAAAAGTTTTTGCAAAAGTGGATAAAAGTTCAAAAAAGGAAAACTTTGTCATTACATCGGCTTCCTATACTGCAGGGGTACGAGGTACTCAATTTGTTATCGGCGAGGAGTCGGAGCAAATACGCGCAAGTAATCCCGATCATGAAGACTCAAATATTCCAAATGGCATTTTTGTGAAAGAAGGAGAAGTAGATGTTTCGACTGATTCCAATAGCACGATGTCCGTCCATTCGGACGAAGAGATAGTCGTTTCTCCTACAGGATTACTAAAACAGCCTTTGCAAGCATTTATGAAGGATAAAATGAAAATTATTGATGGGTTCCGTAGGATGAAGGACGAAAATTATAAAATGCTTAGGGATCAGATTCTTAAGAACCAAGAATTGCTGCGTAATGCCAATACAAAAGCAAATCAAGAGTAA
- a CDS encoding DNA-methyltransferase — protein sequence MIDSIVPTQTTHIFHLKDSRRMKAVKDQSVNLILTSPPYPMVQMWDNLFTQWDVKIKKFLLEDKANDAFERMHLQLDAVWKESFRVLKEGGILVINIGDATRSFKQEFRLFSNHSRILQSCRKIGLNCLPDILWRKQTNSPTKFMGSGMFPVGAYVTYEHEYILIFRKGSKRIFSKAELELRRESAFFWEERNKWFSDIWEIKGEKQIIKDVGTTTRNRTAAFPLEFAYRLVNMLSIKGDIVLDPFVGTGTTSLAAILAARNSIGFDIDSGILEIGKLRIEDSIKISSEILSRRWREHTDFVARRIQEGKNTVHVNENYNIGVVTAQEKTLKWESVHSVDSKSHLSYTVNHVPFEPKKAKNC from the coding sequence GTGATTGATTCGATCGTTCCTACCCAAACTACTCATATCTTTCACTTGAAGGATTCTCGTAGAATGAAAGCCGTGAAAGATCAGAGCGTAAATCTGATCTTAACTTCACCGCCCTATCCGATGGTCCAAATGTGGGACAACCTCTTTACGCAATGGGATGTTAAAATAAAAAAATTTCTTCTGGAAGATAAAGCGAATGACGCTTTCGAGAGAATGCACTTGCAACTCGATGCAGTTTGGAAGGAGAGTTTCCGGGTATTAAAAGAAGGCGGGATTCTTGTTATTAATATTGGCGACGCAACGCGCAGCTTTAAACAAGAGTTCCGATTATTTTCAAATCATTCTCGAATTCTTCAGTCCTGCCGTAAGATAGGTCTTAACTGTCTTCCCGATATCCTATGGCGAAAGCAAACGAATTCGCCGACTAAATTTATGGGATCCGGAATGTTTCCCGTCGGGGCATACGTAACTTACGAACATGAATATATTTTAATCTTCCGAAAAGGAAGCAAAAGAATATTCTCGAAAGCTGAATTAGAACTTCGCCGCGAGAGTGCTTTTTTTTGGGAAGAACGGAATAAATGGTTTTCCGATATATGGGAAATTAAAGGTGAGAAGCAGATTATTAAAGATGTAGGAACAACTACACGAAACAGAACGGCTGCTTTTCCCCTCGAATTCGCTTACAGATTGGTGAATATGTTATCGATAAAGGGGGATATAGTTTTAGATCCGTTTGTCGGAACGGGAACAACTTCCTTAGCAGCGATATTGGCAGCTCGAAATAGTATAGGGTTTGATATCGACTCCGGGATATTAGAAATCGGGAAATTGAGAATTGAGGATTCCATCAAAATATCTTCCGAAATTTTAAGTCGGAGATGGCGTGAACACACGGATTTTGTCGCCCGGCGTATTCAAGAAGGAAAAAACACGGTGCACGTCAATGAAAATTATAATATAGGTGTAGTGACCGCGCAAGAGAAGACCCTCAAGTGGGAAAGTGTGCATTCAGTTGATAGTAAAAGTCATTTATCCTACACTGTAAATCATGTTCCTTTTGAGCCGAAAAAGGCGAAAAATTGTTGA
- a CDS encoding FecR family protein, translating to MDEELEKRIREAIEGGANDLTPSIDMLNSLIAKSWGNQPLTNSSFEEIYKKAGATNIRIFRYKVWYFLAAAFILIAPLLFLFKTGKALKQTSTDSSILVVRINGKVYLSAAGSNDRLALNEGENVGKGQVLSTDRNSNVSLSVARGEAILLDPETDFEVVDDQKKTFRLHSGKLLAHIHKNLKKEDFKILTSNGIVEVRGTKFSITESAQFGTQVSVLEGRVAAIRGSEADKGEQVLEPGQRIRLNSKGFQRSFLTSSELTELSEEFTRLKVEEIPRDTTKSFSTKDELFKEYQRFERVVLTDRSSLEGVIIDMDGDFLYLQTLQKEIRIPRDSVQEVIQVR from the coding sequence ATGGACGAAGAGTTGGAAAAAAGAATAAGGGAAGCGATTGAAGGTGGAGCAAATGATTTAACTCCGTCGATCGATATGTTGAATTCTCTTATCGCCAAATCTTGGGGAAACCAACCTCTCACAAATTCTTCTTTCGAAGAAATTTACAAAAAGGCGGGAGCGACAAACATAAGAATATTTAGGTATAAAGTCTGGTATTTTCTTGCAGCGGCCTTTATTCTTATTGCTCCGTTACTTTTTCTTTTTAAAACTGGGAAAGCTCTCAAGCAAACGTCTACGGACTCTTCTATTCTTGTAGTCCGGATAAACGGTAAAGTGTATCTTTCTGCCGCTGGTTCAAATGATCGTTTAGCTCTTAACGAAGGTGAGAATGTAGGGAAAGGACAAGTTCTATCTACTGATCGGAATTCGAACGTTTCTCTTTCAGTCGCGAGGGGGGAAGCGATACTTTTGGATCCTGAGACCGACTTTGAGGTAGTGGACGACCAAAAGAAAACGTTTCGATTGCATTCGGGAAAACTTCTCGCACACATTCACAAGAATCTAAAAAAAGAGGATTTTAAAATTCTTACTTCGAACGGAATTGTTGAAGTTAGGGGTACGAAATTTTCGATAACGGAAAGTGCTCAGTTTGGAACCCAGGTTTCAGTGTTAGAAGGTAGGGTAGCCGCTATCCGAGGTAGCGAAGCAGATAAGGGTGAACAGGTGTTGGAACCTGGTCAGAGGATTCGTCTAAATTCTAAAGGCTTCCAGAGATCCTTCCTAACTTCCTCCGAGTTAACTGAGCTAAGCGAGGAATTTACGCGGCTGAAGGTGGAAGAGATTCCTCGGGACACTACTAAATCGTTTTCGACAAAGGACGAACTTTTTAAGGAATACCAAAGATTTGAGAGAGTAGTTTTGACTGATAGATCTTCGTTAGAAGGAGTCATCATCGATATGGATGGAGATTTTCTATATCTTCAGACGCTCCAAAAGGAAATTCGGATTCCTAGAGATAGTGTTCAGGAAGTGATTCAAGTTCGGTAA
- a CDS encoding RNA polymerase sigma factor gives MESRKDFMETLYRESSGRIFDFLYKYTGNPEIASDLMQDTFLNFFKKYADSDLNREQSLKLLYTIARNRSINHAKKFSTVREAGTEDMGVFREEGPTFVRKAELSDLEARLKDCLGALQEDERYAIVLKNIENYTLTDIAEVMGISVATASRLVVRATGKLLEIAKERQILPGA, from the coding sequence ATGGAGTCCCGGAAAGATTTTATGGAAACCCTTTATCGGGAGTCCAGTGGGAGAATTTTTGATTTCCTATATAAATATACCGGAAATCCGGAGATTGCCTCTGACCTAATGCAGGATACTTTCCTTAACTTCTTTAAGAAGTATGCAGATTCTGATCTCAACCGGGAACAATCCCTTAAACTTCTATATACGATAGCTAGAAATCGTTCAATTAACCATGCAAAGAAATTTTCCACCGTACGGGAAGCTGGAACGGAGGATATGGGAGTCTTTCGGGAAGAAGGTCCGACATTTGTTCGTAAAGCGGAACTCTCCGACTTGGAAGCAAGGCTCAAGGATTGCCTTGGTGCACTTCAAGAGGACGAGAGATATGCGATCGTTTTAAAGAATATTGAAAATTATACGTTAACTGATATTGCCGAAGTAATGGGGATTTCCGTTGCTACAGCATCACGTTTGGTCGTTCGGGCTACTGGGAAGCTTTTAGAAATTGCAAAGGAACGTCAAATACTTCCTGGAGCATGA
- a CDS encoding DUF547 domain-containing protein has product MIFVQRFLPYCILLIVSFLPLSLSAFDHKHADWDTLLKKHVRKGLVDYVAFKKDISSLDTYLKNLSSVTPAEYSKFNESEKLTFLLNAYNAFTVKLILDHFPVKSIKEIGSLLSSPWKREFFELLGERRNLDWIEHEKLRKDFKEPRIHIAINCASVGCPPLLNESFKSDQVKDQLSKISKAFLKDSSRNYYDFPQKTLYLCKIFDWFKEDFTRDGGSLIDFYNKNSGSAIPPETSIKFKEYDWSLNKIP; this is encoded by the coding sequence ATGATATTTGTGCAAAGATTTCTACCTTATTGTATTTTGCTGATTGTTTCTTTTCTTCCTTTGAGCCTCTCTGCTTTCGATCATAAACACGCTGACTGGGATACTTTGCTAAAGAAGCATGTGAGAAAGGGGCTCGTAGATTATGTCGCATTTAAGAAAGACATTTCATCTCTGGATACCTATCTGAAGAATTTAAGTTCGGTAACTCCGGCCGAATATTCTAAATTCAATGAGTCGGAAAAGCTTACCTTCCTCTTAAACGCCTATAATGCATTTACCGTAAAACTGATCTTAGATCATTTTCCCGTAAAAAGCATTAAGGAGATCGGAAGTCTACTTTCAAGTCCGTGGAAGCGGGAATTTTTCGAACTGCTGGGGGAGCGTAGGAACTTAGACTGGATCGAACACGAAAAGCTTCGAAAGGATTTTAAGGAACCTCGAATCCATATTGCTATAAACTGTGCCTCCGTGGGGTGTCCTCCTCTTCTGAACGAATCATTCAAATCGGACCAAGTCAAAGACCAGCTGAGCAAGATTTCCAAGGCTTTTTTGAAGGACTCTAGTAGGAACTATTACGATTTCCCGCAGAAAACTCTTTATCTCTGCAAAATCTTCGATTGGTTCAAAGAGGATTTCACTCGGGATGGAGGCAGCCTGATCGACTTTTATAATAAAAATAGCGGATCAGCAATTCCCCCTGAAACTTCGATCAAATTTAAAGAGTACGACTGGAGCTTAAATAAGATTCCTTAG
- a CDS encoding TIGR04454 family lipoprotein, with protein MKKLSFVIFPALVLAVLVSCGGPKVSQAECEPVVNDLFKNLTEGKSTEEIEKLNSLRPSLAPMLLKECMSGKYELSCLKSAKDIQALAVCKK; from the coding sequence ATGAAAAAACTATCCTTCGTTATTTTCCCCGCGCTTGTCCTCGCAGTACTTGTTTCCTGTGGCGGCCCGAAGGTTAGCCAAGCGGAATGCGAACCCGTAGTAAACGACTTATTCAAGAATCTTACCGAAGGTAAATCGACTGAAGAAATCGAGAAATTAAATTCGCTTCGTCCTTCTCTTGCCCCTATGTTGCTTAAGGAATGTATGTCGGGTAAGTATGAATTAAGTTGTCTTAAGTCGGCGAAGGATATCCAAGCCCTCGCAGTCTGTAAGAAATAA
- a CDS encoding cellulase family glycosylhydrolase: MLEVTAQNGNFYDSEGFLLQLRGVNLSGSSKVPFRPDGTTHFDQTLTFYDHRNVSFVGRPLEEAQAKEHFDRLKKWGFNFLRFLVTWEAIEHKGPGKYDLAYLDYVERMVALAEKKGFYIFIDPHQDVWSRFTGGDGAPGWTLEEVGMDIGKIRDSDTAIVHHHQGRNYERMSWPLNYQKYACATMFTLFFGGKTFAPHLMIRGKNAQEFLQEHYFESICKLAKKLVKYKNVIGFDSLNEPSPGWIGKKNLGEFSGFGFGKVVTTSPFQEMFLSEGRSLNANNSYMLGFAGINFGKTKLNSHRIPLWKKGNRCVWHDHGVWDYDPNGAPMLLKSDYFYKYRGRKVEFFPEYMTPFIKQFKKRIQSVQKRFFIFIESDPTRLEMEWKEESKVGESGVVNATHWYDASVLMLKRFIPWFGIHVFKQKPVFGKRTVQYAYEDTVRMIKEMSLKRMGNCPTVIGETGIPMDLNGRTAFLNKEYGPLKSALDRMLIPLEKQFVHYTLWNYTPDNTHSLGDRWNEEDLSLFSLDTPYDIDPDGGRAVQAFSRPYPIRTKGIPEATHFDMEKSLFKYSFRKDGEELPGAEIFLPDIHYKKGFEVLVNAGTFKFDSKRRLLSFKGEKGISHYGITVLPSKK; the protein is encoded by the coding sequence ATGTTGGAAGTAACCGCTCAAAACGGAAATTTTTACGATTCGGAAGGCTTCTTACTTCAATTGAGAGGAGTGAATCTTTCCGGGAGCTCGAAAGTTCCGTTTCGCCCGGATGGAACTACGCACTTCGATCAAACTCTGACTTTCTACGACCACAGAAACGTATCTTTTGTCGGAAGGCCACTAGAGGAAGCACAGGCCAAAGAACATTTCGATCGTCTCAAGAAATGGGGCTTTAATTTTTTACGATTTTTAGTTACATGGGAAGCGATCGAGCATAAAGGGCCCGGCAAATATGACCTTGCTTATTTGGATTATGTGGAACGGATGGTAGCTCTAGCGGAGAAAAAAGGTTTTTATATTTTTATAGATCCCCATCAGGACGTTTGGTCAAGGTTTACAGGCGGAGACGGTGCACCTGGCTGGACGCTGGAAGAAGTCGGGATGGACATCGGCAAAATTCGGGATTCGGATACCGCCATCGTCCATCATCATCAGGGTAGAAATTACGAACGGATGTCGTGGCCTTTGAATTATCAAAAATACGCGTGCGCTACGATGTTTACCCTTTTTTTCGGTGGAAAAACGTTCGCTCCACATTTGATGATTCGAGGAAAAAACGCGCAGGAATTCCTCCAGGAACATTATTTCGAATCTATCTGCAAACTTGCAAAGAAATTAGTAAAGTATAAAAATGTAATAGGATTCGATTCGTTGAACGAGCCTTCTCCGGGATGGATCGGAAAGAAAAATCTTGGAGAATTTTCCGGATTTGGATTCGGCAAGGTCGTCACGACGTCGCCGTTTCAAGAGATGTTTCTTTCCGAGGGTAGATCTTTAAATGCGAATAATTCGTATATGCTCGGATTCGCCGGAATCAACTTCGGAAAAACGAAATTGAATTCTCATAGGATTCCCCTTTGGAAGAAAGGAAATCGATGCGTTTGGCATGATCACGGAGTTTGGGATTACGATCCTAACGGCGCTCCGATGCTTCTTAAATCGGATTATTTTTATAAATATCGGGGAAGAAAGGTGGAGTTCTTTCCCGAGTATATGACTCCTTTTATAAAGCAATTTAAGAAACGAATTCAATCGGTCCAAAAACGATTTTTCATTTTTATAGAAAGCGATCCTACTCGCTTGGAAATGGAATGGAAGGAGGAAAGCAAAGTAGGAGAAAGTGGTGTTGTAAATGCAACGCACTGGTACGACGCTTCCGTATTAATGCTTAAACGTTTTATTCCTTGGTTCGGGATTCATGTTTTTAAACAAAAACCGGTATTCGGCAAAAGAACCGTTCAATATGCCTATGAAGATACGGTAAGGATGATCAAGGAAATGTCTTTGAAGAGAATGGGAAATTGCCCTACGGTTATCGGTGAGACCGGGATTCCTATGGATCTTAACGGAAGAACGGCATTTTTAAATAAGGAATATGGACCCTTAAAATCGGCCCTAGACCGCATGTTGATTCCATTAGAAAAACAATTTGTGCATTATACTTTATGGAACTATACTCCCGATAATACCCATAGTTTGGGCGACAGATGGAATGAGGAGGATTTATCTCTCTTCTCCCTAGATACTCCGTATGATATCGACCCCGACGGAGGACGAGCCGTCCAAGCGTTTTCTAGACCGTATCCGATTCGAACCAAAGGAATTCCGGAAGCTACCCACTTTGATATGGAAAAATCCTTGTTCAAGTATTCTTTCCGTAAAGACGGAGAAGAATTGCCGGGAGCTGAAATTTTCTTACCGGATATTCACTATAAAAAAGGATTCGAAGTTTTAGTGAACGCTGGAACGTTCAAATTTGACTCCAAAAGACGACTTTTATCATTCAAGGGAGAAAAGGGAATTTCCCATTATGGCATAACCGTTCTGCCGTCCAAAAAATAA
- a CDS encoding patatin-like phospholipase family protein, with protein MKRALILSGGGARGAYQAGVLKYLEEIRFKPDIVCGTSVGAITATAMGCGLNAREIIDLWKSIEVQKVMKYSIWNDFVDLIFRRFSPLADTTPLKYLLYSHLDFRNLRKSSIQVIITAVNILTAELVFFRNKDIDIEHVMASSAIPLIFPWQYVDGKPHWDGGIMANTPILPAVERGATDIVVVLLSPVGGVNMPLPRSRREGLERVFELSLIGSFQTVMSNLQYERKKRRRGKKGFFQESVFSFADKEEIKIRVIGPRTSLGFGSILNFSQVQADYLISRGYEDAKVQFGED; from the coding sequence ATGAAGCGTGCTTTAATTTTATCTGGCGGCGGGGCTCGGGGAGCATATCAGGCGGGAGTCCTGAAATATTTAGAGGAAATTCGCTTCAAGCCGGACATCGTTTGCGGGACTTCTGTAGGAGCTATTACAGCCACAGCGATGGGATGCGGTCTAAACGCCAGGGAGATCATCGATCTCTGGAAATCAATTGAAGTCCAAAAGGTGATGAAATACTCCATCTGGAACGATTTTGTGGATCTTATTTTTAGGCGATTTTCTCCTCTTGCGGATACCACCCCTCTCAAATATCTATTATATTCCCATTTGGACTTCCGGAATCTTCGGAAAAGTTCGATTCAAGTCATTATTACGGCCGTTAATATTTTAACTGCCGAGCTTGTTTTCTTTCGTAATAAAGATATCGATATTGAGCACGTTATGGCTTCTTCTGCTATCCCACTTATATTTCCTTGGCAATATGTTGATGGAAAACCCCATTGGGACGGTGGTATTATGGCAAATACTCCGATTTTACCCGCAGTGGAACGAGGCGCAACGGATATAGTTGTGGTTTTGCTTTCACCTGTCGGAGGAGTTAATATGCCGTTGCCGCGAAGCAGAAGAGAAGGCTTAGAACGGGTATTCGAATTATCATTGATCGGTTCTTTCCAAACCGTCATGTCGAACCTGCAATACGAGAGAAAGAAGCGCAGAAGAGGCAAGAAGGGCTTCTTTCAAGAGTCGGTTTTTTCTTTTGCCGACAAGGAAGAAATTAAAATTCGAGTCATCGGACCGAGAACCTCCCTAGGGTTCGGAAGTATTTTGAATTTCTCGCAAGTTCAAGCCGATTATTTGATTAGTCGCGGTTATGAAGACGCAAAAGTCCAATTCGGGGAAGATTGA